Proteins co-encoded in one Kutzneria chonburiensis genomic window:
- a CDS encoding carbohydrate-binding protein, which translates to MTPSRSGLVSLVAVALLVTSATAHAAPAQHGRTFYVSTTGNDSDAGSSAKPFQHVQQCAKVLTAGDTCVIAAGTYRETVTPANSGTANSPITYTAAPGAAVTVDGTDPVTGWAQVTAGDLATLAAGDSHIPGSPFAAGVNAGHIYRAPVTLNPKLPGNQVFVDGALSAQAALVYPGTNPMHPNLGTAQGGTAKSLSDSALTQPDGYWIGARLTARNWFITETETVTASAVGSVTADGWHNCVGLAPNGVETYSLSGRLELLGHAGEWFYTNGSLYLWTLDGDSPAGHAVEAKQRNLGFDLAGRSYTTLKNLGVRGTTVQTSATSTHDVIDGLTGRYLSAYDDIAPDPNMVENPDDCAFLTAGESTSGVMLMGTQNTLRNSTIDWSAGNGVVVGGSHNTVTGNTILHTDYMASYASGINIIGPYETVTHNTVSSVGRTPVNIDDKMTSQTVPGETVSYNDLSDWNNLVNDGGAIYVCCHNNLAGTVFDHNLLHDPAATPNNNLTPGIYLDNGAYNATAYDNVAWHNTYGVVLLNGDSSTGNKIYNNTSGTDPKAVSLFGSSYPNSEFANNIGDVDVRAGATVTNNLPYSTDPLFANPSAYDYSLQSGSPARNFGVVRPPATDGYRDRKPSAGAYQYGAPKWSAGAPGDRTTVQAERYADNSGVARHAAGTGVVLGSFDGGDWAKYTAVDFGSGRTWFHGSVGEDPAYAGRQFQVRLDSLTGPVITTVTALSTGGFDTYTDQSMPITPTAGVHDVYLVALGSSPGVANLDYFAFA; encoded by the coding sequence ATGACGCCCTCGAGATCGGGACTGGTGTCCCTGGTCGCCGTCGCCCTGCTGGTCACCAGCGCGACCGCACACGCCGCCCCCGCCCAGCACGGCCGCACGTTCTACGTCAGCACGACCGGCAACGACAGCGACGCCGGCAGCTCGGCCAAGCCCTTCCAGCACGTCCAGCAGTGCGCGAAGGTGCTCACCGCCGGCGACACCTGCGTGATCGCCGCCGGCACGTACCGCGAGACCGTGACCCCGGCCAACAGCGGCACCGCGAACTCCCCCATCACCTACACCGCCGCCCCCGGCGCGGCCGTCACGGTCGACGGCACCGACCCGGTCACCGGTTGGGCCCAGGTCACCGCCGGTGACCTGGCCACACTCGCCGCCGGCGACAGCCACATCCCCGGCTCTCCCTTCGCCGCGGGCGTCAACGCCGGCCACATCTACCGCGCGCCGGTCACGCTCAACCCGAAGCTGCCCGGCAATCAGGTCTTCGTCGACGGCGCGCTCAGTGCCCAGGCGGCGCTGGTCTACCCCGGCACCAATCCCATGCACCCCAACCTGGGCACGGCCCAGGGCGGCACCGCCAAGAGCCTGTCCGACAGCGCCCTCACGCAACCCGACGGTTACTGGATCGGTGCGCGGCTGACCGCCCGCAACTGGTTCATCACCGAGACCGAGACCGTGACGGCCTCCGCGGTCGGCAGTGTCACCGCCGACGGCTGGCACAACTGTGTGGGTCTGGCCCCGAACGGCGTCGAGACGTACTCGCTCAGCGGCCGCCTCGAACTGCTCGGCCACGCCGGCGAATGGTTCTACACCAACGGTTCCCTCTACCTGTGGACGCTGGACGGCGACTCGCCGGCCGGCCACGCCGTGGAGGCCAAGCAGCGCAACCTGGGCTTCGATCTGGCCGGCAGGTCGTACACCACGCTGAAGAACCTCGGCGTGCGCGGCACCACCGTGCAGACCTCGGCCACCTCGACCCACGACGTCATCGACGGCCTGACCGGGCGCTACCTGTCGGCGTACGACGACATCGCGCCGGACCCGAACATGGTGGAGAACCCGGACGACTGCGCGTTCCTGACCGCGGGCGAGAGCACCTCCGGCGTCATGCTCATGGGCACGCAGAACACGTTGCGCAACAGCACGATCGACTGGAGCGCCGGCAACGGCGTGGTGGTCGGCGGCTCGCACAACACGGTCACCGGCAACACCATTCTGCATACCGACTACATGGCCAGCTACGCCTCGGGCATCAACATCATCGGCCCGTACGAGACCGTCACGCACAACACGGTCTCGAGCGTCGGCCGTACCCCGGTCAACATCGACGACAAGATGACCAGCCAGACCGTGCCGGGCGAAACGGTCTCGTACAACGACCTTTCCGACTGGAACAACCTGGTCAACGACGGCGGCGCGATCTACGTGTGCTGCCACAACAACCTCGCCGGCACGGTGTTCGACCACAACCTGCTGCACGACCCGGCGGCCACGCCCAACAACAACCTGACGCCCGGCATCTACCTGGATAACGGCGCGTACAACGCCACCGCGTACGACAATGTGGCCTGGCACAACACCTATGGCGTGGTGCTGCTCAACGGCGACTCCTCGACCGGCAACAAGATCTACAACAACACGTCCGGCACCGATCCCAAGGCGGTGTCGCTGTTCGGCAGCAGCTACCCGAACAGCGAGTTCGCCAACAACATCGGCGACGTGGACGTGCGGGCCGGGGCCACGGTGACCAACAACCTGCCGTATTCCACGGATCCGTTGTTCGCCAACCCATCGGCGTACGACTACTCGCTCCAGTCCGGCTCGCCGGCCCGCAACTTCGGCGTGGTGCGCCCGCCGGCCACCGACGGCTACCGCGACCGCAAGCCCAGCGCCGGCGCGTACCAGTACGGCGCACCGAAGTGGTCGGCCGGCGCGCCCGGCGACCGCACCACCGTGCAGGCCGAGCGCTACGCCGACAACAGCGGCGTTGCCCGGCATGCCGCCGGAACCGGTGTCGTGCTCGGCAGTTTCGACGGCGGCGACTGGGCCAAGTACACCGCCGTCGACTTCGGCAGCGGGCGAACCTGGTTCCACGGCAGCGTCGGCGAGGACCCGGCCTACGCCGGCCGCCAGTTCCAGGTCCGCCTGGACAGCCTCACCGGACCGGTGATCACTACCGTGACCGCCTTGTCCACCGGCGGTTTCGACACCTACACCGACCAGTCCATGCCGATCACGCCGACCGCCGGCGTGCACGACGTGTACCTGGTGGCGCTGGGCTCGTCGCCGGGCGTGGCCAACCTGGACTACTTCGCCTTCGCTTAG
- a CDS encoding GntR family transcriptional regulator, giving the protein MASMPEEALPRVLLSDQAYELVRRWILDGTLEPGDRIVESEIARRLGVSQAPVREAVKRLAHEGLITSLPRRGSYVTQISTEDVDDAREVRAMLEEAAAREAVTHFDPPARQRLEGFVDGMRRAAEALDLAAFRAADMGFHRSVVELSGNVYLPRLWDVMESRLLSLRVVGDPGFTGSWAEMAEAHQDLIELLASGNRGRAAAAFHDHAAGRELPGRPNRDG; this is encoded by the coding sequence ATGGCCTCGATGCCCGAGGAGGCGCTGCCGCGGGTGCTGCTGTCCGACCAGGCCTACGAGCTGGTGCGCCGGTGGATCCTGGACGGCACCCTCGAGCCGGGTGACCGCATCGTCGAGTCGGAGATCGCGCGGCGGCTCGGGGTGAGCCAGGCGCCGGTCCGCGAAGCGGTGAAACGCCTGGCCCACGAGGGTTTGATCACCTCGCTGCCGCGGCGCGGCAGCTACGTGACGCAGATCTCCACCGAGGACGTGGATGACGCCCGCGAGGTGCGAGCGATGCTGGAGGAGGCGGCCGCCCGCGAGGCGGTGACCCACTTCGACCCGCCGGCCCGGCAGCGGCTGGAGGGCTTCGTGGACGGCATGCGCCGGGCCGCCGAAGCGCTGGACTTAGCCGCGTTCCGGGCGGCCGACATGGGCTTCCACCGCAGCGTGGTCGAGCTGTCGGGCAACGTCTACCTGCCCAGGCTGTGGGACGTCATGGAGTCGCGGCTGCTCAGCCTGCGGGTGGTCGGCGACCCCGGTTTCACCGGCAGCTGGGCCGAGATGGCCGAGGCCCACCAGGACCTGATCGAGCTGCTGGCCAGCGGAAACCGCGGTCGGGCGGCGGCCGCGTTCCATGATCACGCGGCCGGCCGGGAGCTGCCGGGCCGGCCCAACCGGGACGGGTAA
- a CDS encoding ABC transporter substrate-binding protein, producing the protein MRRTHRGVLAVAVLLLATACGGGFQQSGESGSTTSAQLRMLVNITPVLTKQFYADLVAPYEKAHPGVKVTVEAPTAADVSATLQQELAAGSAPDLVTGSLSTAIVPQLTALPNEPWVTDAPYAVQSKVGGQIWQVGSGTQAQSIVFYNKDAFAKAGIAAPPKTFDEFTADLVKLKAAGYVPTQTAGDWVTGAQAQMMANPNVLNTTADWFAQRNKTSVTFADSNWTKVLGVYQSWIGQGLTSPNAMGLKYQDSIDQFVAGKSGTYIMGSWLVPTLDSARLPFQAGVFSMPTFDGSPAPLAGGPSVPWSILKSSKNQAAALDLVKYLVSDKAAVTAELAAEGNFRTGFDYPASALNKEVGAIVAAARTTVVASAGQGDNSAPTGFGDEVNKLVQGLYVGQTAPQVITALDDWYTANAK; encoded by the coding sequence ATGAGACGCACACACCGCGGTGTGCTGGCGGTCGCCGTGCTCCTGCTGGCGACTGCCTGTGGGGGTGGCTTCCAGCAGTCCGGCGAGTCCGGTTCGACGACGTCGGCGCAGCTCAGGATGCTGGTCAACATCACGCCGGTGCTGACCAAGCAGTTCTACGCCGACCTCGTCGCCCCGTACGAGAAGGCCCACCCCGGCGTCAAGGTGACGGTCGAGGCCCCGACCGCGGCCGACGTCAGCGCCACGCTCCAGCAGGAGCTGGCCGCCGGCTCCGCGCCCGACCTGGTCACCGGCAGCCTGTCCACGGCGATCGTGCCGCAGCTGACCGCACTGCCGAACGAGCCGTGGGTCACCGACGCGCCCTATGCCGTGCAGTCCAAGGTCGGCGGCCAGATCTGGCAGGTCGGCAGCGGCACCCAGGCGCAGTCGATCGTCTTCTACAACAAGGACGCCTTCGCGAAGGCCGGCATCGCGGCGCCGCCCAAGACCTTCGACGAGTTCACCGCCGACCTGGTCAAGCTCAAGGCCGCCGGCTACGTGCCGACGCAGACCGCCGGCGACTGGGTCACCGGGGCGCAGGCGCAGATGATGGCCAATCCCAACGTGTTGAACACGACGGCGGACTGGTTCGCCCAGCGGAACAAGACTTCCGTGACCTTCGCCGACAGCAACTGGACCAAGGTGCTCGGCGTGTACCAGAGCTGGATCGGGCAGGGGCTGACCTCGCCCAACGCGATGGGCCTGAAGTACCAGGACTCGATCGACCAGTTCGTGGCCGGCAAGTCCGGCACGTACATCATGGGCAGCTGGCTGGTGCCCACTTTGGACAGTGCCAGGCTGCCGTTCCAGGCCGGCGTGTTCTCGATGCCGACCTTCGACGGCTCACCGGCGCCGCTGGCCGGCGGCCCGTCGGTGCCGTGGTCGATCCTCAAGTCGTCCAAGAACCAGGCGGCCGCGCTGGATCTGGTCAAGTACCTGGTCAGCGACAAGGCCGCGGTGACCGCCGAGCTGGCCGCCGAGGGCAACTTCCGTACCGGCTTCGACTACCCGGCTTCGGCGCTGAACAAGGAGGTCGGCGCGATCGTGGCCGCGGCCAGGACGACCGTCGTCGCTTCGGCCGGGCAGGGCGACAACTCCGCGCCGACCGGGTTCGGCGACGAGGTCAACAAGCTGGTGCAGGGCTTGTACGTCGGGCAGACGGCGCCGCAGGTGATCACCGCACTCGACGACTGGTACACCGCCAATGCGAAGTAG
- a CDS encoding carbohydrate ABC transporter permease: MRSSAQRALMLGPALVLLAVFMLVPIAIAGYLSFTDWDGLTPNPNPVGWANYQRLLSDVDVRNAAVVTLVITVVGTIGCNAAGLGLALLLNRRNRFTSLLRAVVFYPYVVGPIIIGFLWSAILGADGVIANAVIPVPFLSDPVWAVGSITFVVVWSQFGVNVVLYLAGLQTVPPSLLEAATVDGAGRWQTFRAVTWPVLAPSVTVNIVLVLVGLLRVYEIVLALTGGGPAGRTSTFAFLILSSSFRSNQLGYGAAQAITLMVVIGALALGVTALRQRAEKAVAA, encoded by the coding sequence ATGCGAAGTAGCGCGCAGCGGGCGCTGATGCTCGGGCCGGCGCTGGTGCTGCTGGCGGTGTTCATGCTGGTGCCCATCGCCATCGCCGGCTACCTCAGCTTCACCGACTGGGACGGGCTCACGCCGAACCCGAATCCCGTGGGCTGGGCCAACTACCAGCGCCTGCTGTCCGATGTGGACGTACGGAACGCGGCCGTGGTGACGCTGGTGATCACGGTCGTCGGCACGATCGGCTGCAACGCCGCCGGGCTCGGGCTGGCGCTGTTGCTCAACCGCCGCAACCGTTTCACCAGTCTGCTGCGGGCCGTGGTGTTCTATCCGTACGTGGTCGGGCCGATCATCATCGGCTTCCTGTGGTCGGCCATCCTCGGCGCGGACGGCGTGATCGCCAACGCGGTGATCCCCGTGCCGTTCCTGTCCGACCCGGTGTGGGCGGTCGGCAGCATCACGTTCGTCGTGGTGTGGTCCCAGTTCGGCGTGAACGTCGTGCTGTACCTGGCCGGGTTGCAGACCGTGCCACCGAGCCTGCTGGAAGCGGCCACTGTGGACGGTGCCGGGCGGTGGCAGACGTTCCGGGCGGTGACGTGGCCGGTGTTGGCGCCCTCGGTGACCGTGAACATCGTGCTGGTGCTGGTCGGGTTGCTGCGGGTGTACGAGATCGTGCTCGCCCTGACCGGCGGTGGCCCGGCCGGCCGGACCAGCACCTTCGCCTTCCTGATCCTGTCGAGTTCGTTCCGCAGCAACCAGTTGGGCTACGGGGCGGCGCAGGCGATCACGTTGATGGTGGTGATCGGCGCGCTGGCCCTTGGCGTGACGGCGTTGCGGCAGCGGGCCGAGAAGGCGGTGGCGGCATGA
- a CDS encoding carbohydrate ABC transporter permease gives MIRRLILLPVVILMVVPAYLLVVNSFKSQQDITQEPFGIPLPRLSVDYLLGALNSPDFSLVKAYIVTALFAVGVNVLSLLVSGPAAYVIARGTRIGHRALLVLFLVGMFIPSQVLVIPVIYVLKTLGLMGTVPGFLLFETTLTLPISMFLYVSYIKTLPRELDEAARMDGAGPFTTFWRIIFPLMKPAVVTAIVLHTIGVWTDFVNPQIILGPASSLYTVTTSVYAAIGKYSTDFTVVYPNLLVAVVPVLAFFVFLQRNIVSGLTTGATKG, from the coding sequence ATGATCCGACGCCTCATCCTGCTGCCGGTGGTGATCTTGATGGTGGTGCCGGCCTACCTGCTGGTCGTCAACTCCTTCAAGTCACAGCAGGACATCACCCAGGAGCCGTTCGGCATCCCGCTGCCGCGGCTGTCGGTCGACTACCTGCTCGGCGCGCTCAACTCGCCGGACTTCTCCTTGGTCAAGGCCTATATCGTGACGGCGTTGTTCGCCGTCGGGGTGAATGTGCTGTCATTGCTGGTCAGCGGCCCGGCGGCGTACGTGATCGCCCGCGGCACGCGGATCGGGCATCGGGCGCTGCTGGTGCTGTTCCTGGTGGGTATGTTCATCCCGAGCCAGGTTCTGGTGATCCCGGTGATCTACGTGCTCAAGACGCTGGGCCTGATGGGCACGGTGCCGGGATTCCTGTTGTTCGAGACCACGCTGACCCTGCCGATCTCCATGTTCCTCTACGTCTCGTACATCAAGACGCTGCCGCGGGAGCTGGACGAGGCGGCGCGGATGGACGGCGCGGGGCCGTTCACCACGTTCTGGCGGATCATCTTTCCGCTGATGAAGCCGGCGGTGGTGACGGCGATCGTGTTGCACACCATCGGGGTCTGGACCGACTTCGTCAACCCGCAGATCATCCTGGGGCCGGCGTCGAGCCTGTACACCGTGACGACCAGCGTGTACGCGGCGATCGGCAAGTACTCCACCGACTTCACCGTGGTGTACCCGAACCTGCTGGTCGCGGTGGTGCCGGTGTTGGCGTTCTTCGTGTTCCTGCAACGGAACATCGTGTCCGGGCTGACGACGGGGGCGACGAAGGGATGA
- a CDS encoding ribonuclease activity regulator RraA, whose translation MSWPLPVRGPAYTRADAEIMAALQPVSSATACAQLHKDGITRTFIEGPKPLSLGQRIVGSSVTLQFMPQREDIASGVAQEYVERTTALWAVLETVQPGDVLVVQAYGSAYTGCLGDMLVRYFKRRGGAGIIVDGRIRDAPRVRKLGVPIWCTGSTPHYASQSELFPWAYDVPVAVGGVLCLPGDVVVADDDGAVVVPQRSAADLARSAGDHEEWEVFSRMRIDQGATLSDYYPLTSDSRAEYEAWREARDTMGT comes from the coding sequence ATGAGCTGGCCCCTGCCGGTGCGCGGCCCGGCTTACACCCGCGCCGACGCCGAGATCATGGCCGCGCTGCAACCGGTCAGTAGTGCCACGGCGTGCGCCCAGCTGCACAAGGACGGCATCACGCGCACGTTCATCGAGGGCCCGAAGCCGTTGAGCCTCGGGCAGCGGATCGTCGGCTCCAGCGTGACATTGCAGTTCATGCCGCAGCGGGAGGACATCGCCAGCGGCGTGGCCCAGGAGTACGTGGAGCGGACCACCGCGCTGTGGGCCGTGCTGGAGACCGTGCAGCCGGGCGATGTCCTTGTCGTGCAGGCGTATGGCAGCGCCTATACGGGATGCCTCGGCGACATGCTCGTGCGCTACTTCAAGCGCCGCGGCGGGGCCGGGATCATCGTCGACGGCCGTATCCGCGATGCGCCTCGGGTGCGCAAGCTCGGCGTGCCCATCTGGTGCACGGGATCGACGCCGCACTATGCCTCGCAGTCGGAGCTTTTCCCGTGGGCGTATGACGTTCCCGTCGCTGTCGGCGGTGTCCTGTGCCTGCCCGGTGACGTTGTCGTCGCCGATGACGACGGGGCCGTGGTGGTGCCCCAGCGCAGCGCGGCCGATCTCGCGCGCAGCGCCGGTGATCACGAGGAGTGGGAGGTGTTCAGCCGCATGAGGATCGACCAGGGGGCGACCCTCAGCGACTACTACCCGCTCACCTCCGACAGCCGCGCCGAATACGAGGCGTGGCGGGAGGCCCGTGACACCATGGGGACATGA
- a CDS encoding nucleoside hydrolase: protein MTTRVILDCDPGHDDALAILLAARRLDLRAITTVAGNQTLAKTTMNARRMCTVAGITDVPIAAGADRPLVQEPLYAGEIHGDSGLDGPNFPPPTVDVDPRGAYELASDVLTEPTTIIATGPLTTVAGLVGHKNIERIVLMGGSTGRGNMAPLAEFNILADPEAADVVFRSGVPITMCGLDVTHQALATPDVLARIAAIGTPLAQVCHDLLTYFSDTYRTYFGFESPPVHDPVAVAAVIDPTILAVRPLNVEIELTGTYTRGATVVDVDRVTGRKPNAMVATGLDAARFWDLMIGAMGG from the coding sequence ATGACGACACGGGTGATCCTCGACTGCGATCCCGGGCATGACGACGCGTTGGCCATCCTGCTGGCCGCCCGGCGACTCGACCTGCGGGCGATCACCACCGTGGCCGGCAACCAGACGCTGGCCAAGACCACGATGAACGCCCGTCGGATGTGCACGGTCGCTGGTATCACCGACGTGCCCATCGCGGCCGGCGCCGACCGGCCGTTGGTCCAGGAACCGTTGTACGCCGGGGAGATCCACGGCGACAGCGGCCTGGACGGGCCCAACTTCCCGCCGCCCACCGTGGACGTCGACCCGCGCGGGGCGTATGAACTCGCCTCCGATGTACTCACCGAGCCCACCACGATCATCGCCACCGGCCCGCTGACCACTGTGGCCGGGTTGGTGGGGCACAAGAACATCGAGCGCATCGTGCTCATGGGCGGCTCGACCGGCCGCGGCAACATGGCACCGTTGGCCGAGTTCAACATCCTGGCCGACCCGGAGGCGGCGGACGTGGTCTTCCGGTCTGGAGTGCCGATCACCATGTGCGGGCTGGACGTCACCCACCAGGCCTTGGCCACGCCGGATGTGCTCGCCCGCATCGCCGCGATCGGCACGCCGTTGGCCCAGGTGTGCCATGACCTGCTGACCTACTTCAGCGATACCTACCGGACGTATTTCGGCTTCGAGTCCCCGCCCGTCCACGACCCGGTGGCCGTGGCGGCGGTGATCGACCCGACGATCCTTGCGGTACGGCCGTTGAATGTGGAGATCGAGCTGACCGGCACCTACACGCGCGGCGCGACCGTCGTCGACGTGGACCGGGTCACCGGCCGCAAGCCCAACGCCATGGTCGCCACTGGATTGGACGCCGCGAGGTTCTGGGACCTGATGATCGGGGCGATGGGGGGATAG
- a CDS encoding HNH endonuclease signature motif containing protein, whose protein sequence is MELTRDIESMEPTGAMFDLVVGVDPASLTQEDLVNFVGVARKVRAVCEWAEHEALNHIDDLTELAMATKVSEPALARSQEIAAALETHPALAERFRRGEIDLARFAAVWERTRHLSDPAQVAEVDQALAEQAAGMTRTQVCRKATALVAKADPDGYEQRCHKAKNDRQVRLSPLPDGMAQLTWILPATEAHQLFQQICADAKSLPKDERTTDEKRSDVLWDRLRGKHTNWNVRTFVTISMETLLGLTNDPGQLAGYGPIAAEAARELAMHGPFRGLLLDEYQQISAISTDTYRPTALMKETSVARAGGTCTAPGCTLPIQEHDHITPWPEGPTEATNLQGLCTWHHHRKHDNYTVTQDSDGTTHWITPAGRHHTTRPLRH, encoded by the coding sequence ATGGAACTCACCCGCGACATCGAGAGCATGGAACCCACCGGGGCCATGTTCGATCTGGTGGTGGGTGTGGATCCAGCGAGCCTCACCCAAGAAGATTTGGTCAATTTCGTGGGGGTGGCCCGGAAGGTGCGGGCCGTGTGTGAATGGGCCGAACATGAGGCCCTCAACCACATCGACGACCTCACCGAATTGGCGATGGCCACGAAGGTGTCAGAGCCGGCCCTGGCCCGCTCACAAGAGATCGCCGCCGCCCTGGAGACCCATCCCGCGCTGGCCGAGCGGTTCCGCCGGGGAGAGATCGACCTCGCCCGCTTCGCCGCCGTGTGGGAACGCACCCGCCACCTCTCGGACCCGGCGCAGGTCGCCGAAGTCGACCAGGCCCTGGCCGAACAGGCCGCCGGTATGACTCGGACGCAGGTGTGCCGCAAGGCCACCGCGCTGGTCGCGAAGGCCGATCCGGATGGTTATGAGCAGCGCTGCCACAAAGCCAAAAACGATCGGCAGGTCAGGCTCTCTCCCTTGCCCGACGGCATGGCCCAACTGACCTGGATCCTCCCCGCCACTGAGGCCCACCAGCTGTTCCAACAGATCTGCGCCGACGCGAAGTCGCTGCCGAAGGACGAGCGCACCACCGACGAGAAACGCTCGGACGTGCTGTGGGACCGCCTGCGGGGCAAGCACACCAACTGGAACGTCCGCACCTTCGTCACCATCTCCATGGAGACCCTGCTCGGCCTCACGAACGACCCCGGTCAGCTTGCCGGTTATGGGCCGATCGCGGCCGAGGCGGCCCGCGAACTGGCCATGCATGGCCCCTTTCGGGGACTGCTGCTGGATGAGTACCAGCAGATCTCCGCGATCAGCACCGACACCTACCGACCCACGGCGCTGATGAAGGAGACGTCCGTTGCTCGGGCCGGCGGGACCTGCACCGCACCCGGCTGCACCTTGCCCATCCAGGAGCACGACCACATCACCCCGTGGCCAGAGGGCCCCACAGAGGCGACCAACCTGCAAGGGCTCTGCACCTGGCACCACCACCGCAAACACGACAACTACACAGTGACCCAGGATTCAGACGGCACCACCCACTGGATCACACCGGCCGGCCGCCACCACACCACCCGCCCCCTGCGGCACTAA
- a CDS encoding SigB/SigF/SigG family RNA polymerase sigma factor — MTQSSERATNDYAHLDPVLAELAGLDAADPRRTELRDRLVTEFLPVAQHIARRFGQRGEPHDDLVQVATVGLISAIDRFDPTRGSDFLSFAVPTIMGEVRRHFRDTSWSVRVPRRLKELHLAITGATNELSQHLGRAPTPSELATHLGITKDEVYEGLEASNAYRSSSLDELLVGTDKSVSLGDALGDEDPELMGVENREALQPLLQQLPERERTIILLRFFGNLTQTQIADRIGISQMHVSRLLARTLVDLRKGLLSE, encoded by the coding sequence GTGACACAGTCTTCTGAACGCGCTACCAACGACTACGCGCACCTGGATCCCGTGCTGGCCGAGCTGGCCGGCCTGGACGCTGCGGATCCCCGCCGGACCGAGCTGCGGGACCGCCTGGTGACCGAGTTCCTGCCGGTGGCCCAGCACATCGCGCGGCGCTTCGGGCAGCGCGGCGAGCCGCACGACGACCTCGTGCAGGTGGCGACGGTCGGCCTGATCAGCGCCATCGACCGCTTCGACCCGACGCGGGGCAGCGACTTCCTGTCCTTCGCCGTGCCCACCATCATGGGCGAGGTGCGCCGGCACTTCCGGGACACCAGTTGGTCGGTGCGGGTGCCTCGGCGGCTCAAGGAGCTGCACCTGGCCATCACCGGCGCCACCAACGAGCTGTCCCAGCACCTCGGCCGCGCGCCGACGCCCAGCGAGCTGGCCACTCATCTCGGTATCACCAAGGACGAGGTGTACGAGGGCTTGGAGGCGTCCAACGCCTACCGCAGTTCGTCGCTGGACGAGCTGCTCGTCGGCACGGACAAGTCGGTGTCGCTCGGGGACGCTCTCGGCGACGAGGACCCCGAGCTGATGGGCGTGGAGAACCGGGAGGCCCTGCAACCGCTGTTGCAGCAGCTGCCGGAGCGGGAGCGGACCATCATCCTGCTGCGGTTCTTCGGCAACCTCACGCAGACGCAGATCGCCGACCGGATCGGCATCTCGCAGATGCACGTGTCGCGGCTGTTGGCCCGGACGCTGGTGGACCTTCGAAAAGGCCTGCTCAGCGAATAG
- a CDS encoding ATP-binding protein — MGEVDVDGTEVTVSEHEPSTTTSDKPASGADVEVRIAASPAHLSVVRAVAADLAMRADFTLDAISDLKMAVDEACSELISRSVPDGDLVCRFSVEGEQIHFSAESATSTVVPPSRESFGWRVLTALTDSVNTWVVPGPGGGHVLRFDLVKKRADDVVGL; from the coding sequence ATGGGCGAGGTAGACGTCGACGGCACCGAGGTGACAGTGAGCGAGCACGAGCCCAGCACCACCACCAGCGACAAGCCCGCGTCCGGGGCCGACGTGGAGGTGCGCATCGCGGCCTCGCCCGCGCACCTGTCCGTGGTCCGGGCGGTCGCCGCCGACCTGGCGATGCGGGCCGACTTCACGTTGGACGCGATCTCCGACCTGAAGATGGCCGTTGACGAGGCCTGCTCAGAGCTGATCTCCCGGTCGGTGCCCGACGGGGACCTGGTGTGCCGGTTCTCCGTGGAGGGCGAGCAGATCCACTTCTCGGCCGAGTCGGCGACCAGCACGGTCGTGCCGCCGAGCCGGGAGAGCTTCGGCTGGCGGGTGCTGACCGCGCTCACCGACTCGGTGAACACGTGGGTCGTCCCCGGCCCCGGTGGCGGGCATGTGCTGCGGTTCGACCTGGTGAAGAAGCGGGCCGACGACGTGGTGGGCCTGTGA
- a CDS encoding STAS domain-containing protein yields MTENNSALPIDVVVDRPADGVAVATVAGEVDMLTAPALRAVVLAELDDCTVLVIDLSGVDFLGSAGLAVLVEASHEARSRQVELRLVAAGRSVRRPLEITGLTEVLTTFPSRDDAVGAPG; encoded by the coding sequence GTGACCGAGAACAACAGTGCACTCCCGATCGACGTGGTGGTCGACCGGCCCGCCGACGGCGTGGCCGTGGCCACCGTCGCCGGCGAGGTGGACATGCTCACCGCACCGGCCCTGCGGGCCGTGGTGCTGGCCGAGCTGGATGACTGCACGGTGCTGGTGATCGACCTGTCCGGGGTCGATTTCCTCGGCTCGGCCGGGCTGGCCGTGCTGGTCGAGGCCTCGCACGAGGCGCGGAGCCGGCAGGTGGAGCTGCGCCTGGTCGCGGCCGGCCGGTCGGTGCGGCGACCGTTGGAGATCACCGGGCTCACTGAGGTGTTGACCACGTTTCCCAGCCGGGACGACGCGGTCGGCGCGCCGGGCTGA